In Gouania willdenowi chromosome 15, fGouWil2.1, whole genome shotgun sequence, one DNA window encodes the following:
- the LOC114476999 gene encoding E3 ubiquitin-protein ligase TRIM21-like, giving the protein MNRFQQKMLSSFVAFWRKITEKKEKPKKEKQMKEKPKKEKQKKQKPKKEKQMKEKPKKEKQKKQEKKKQEKKKQCVGMSEDYSLCSICQKMMTDPVSTPCGHNFCKSCISTHWDTSVSYTCPVCKKEFTTRPPIAVNNLVSQMVSVLRRELAAPEEVSKVKAVRSCQDIETYLTEPVQNLETKMCLKHSEPLDMFCKTDQTCVCSTCCDSEHSGHVFVSLEKESGERVEELQQMIQERQEYKKEIMKLMNTADSQKGEGVELSTAVNELVQRCLTMLTETVKEQQISKKGEADAVIKELVDEYFELMKRKYEAEQLFRPEDRFQLFQHVHSPLPATKDYTEVIVHLSSYEETALTVAAQMKDQIRDKLKMKRMKQFAVDVTFDPLTAYNKLNLSDDRKQVHMSDVKNNVPDNPERFYPCANVLGKQSFSSGKFYYEVLVEGKTDWTLGVVKKSIKRKGNVTLSPKNGCWIVVLREGNKYVACENPSIILHLKCVPKKVGVFVDYEGGVISFYDVGAAALIYSFTNCSFTYKLRPFFSPCLKNDNNAAPLIICPVSQSDEVL; this is encoded by the exons ATGAATAGGTTCCAACAAAAAATGCTCAGTTCATTTGTTGCCTTCTGGcgtaaaattacagagaaaaaggAGAAGCCGAAGAAGGAGAAGCAGATGAAGGAGAAGCCGAAGAAGGAGAAGCAGAAGAAACAGAAGCCGAAGAAGGAGAAGCAGATGAAGGAGAAGCCGAAGAAGGAGAAGCAGAAgaagcaggagaagaagaagcaggagaagaagaagcag TGTGTGGGGATGTCTGAAGATTACTCCCTGTGCTCCATCTGTCAGAAGATGATGACTGATCCAGTCTCCACACCATGTGGACACAACTTCTGCAAATCGTGCATCAGCACACATTGGGACACCAGTGTCAGCTACACATGTCCCGTGTGTAAGAAGGAGTTTACAACAAGACCTCCAATAGCCGTCAACAATTTAGTCTCTCAGATGGTTTCTGTGTTGAGACGTGAATTAGCAGCACCAGAAGAAGTTTCCAAAGTGAAGGCCGTGAGGTCCTGCCAGGACATTGAGACTTACCTGACAGAACCTGTGCAGAACCTGGAAACCAAGATGTGTCTAAAGCACAGCGAACCTCTGGATATGTTCTGTAAGACCGATCAGACATGTGTCTGCTCGACGTGTTGTGATTCAGAGCACAGTGGTCACGTGTTTGTCAGTCTGGAAAAAGAGTCTGGGGAAAGGGTGGAGGAGCTTCAGCAGATGATCCAGGAGAGACAAGAGTATAAGAAGGAGATCATGAAGTTAATGAATACTGCAGACAGTCAGAAAGGTGAAGGTGTGGAGCTGTCCACTGCTGTGAATGAGCTTGTTCAGAGATGCTTGACGATGTTGACAGAGACTGTGAAGGAACAACAGATATCAAAAAAGGGAGAGGCTGACGCTGTGATCAAAGAGCTGGTGGATGAATACTTTGAGCTGATGAAGAGAAAGTATGAGGCGGAGCAGCTCTTCCGCCCTGAAGACCGATTCCAACTCTTCCAGCACGTCCACTCTCCTCTTCCAGCCACCAAGGACTATACAGAGGTCATTGTCCATCTATCATCATATGAGGAGACTGCGCTGACAGTTGCGGCTCAGATGAAGGACCAAATCAGAGACAAGttgaagatgaagaggatgaagcaGTTTGCAGTAGATGTGACTTTTGATCCTCTTACAGCTTATAACAAACTCAACCTGTCTGATGATAGAAAACAAGTTCACATGAGTGATGTGAAGAATAATGTTCCAGATAATCCAGAGAGATTTTATCCTTGTGCCAATGTTTTAGGAAAACAGAGTTTCAGTTCAGGCAAATTTTACTATGAGGTTCTGGTTGAAGGAAAAACTGACTGGACTTTAGGAGTGGTTAAAAAATCCATCAAAAGGAAGGGAAATGTCACTCTGAGTCCTAAGAATGGTTGCTGGATTGTGGTACTCAGAGAAGGAAATAAGTATGTAGCATGTGAAAATCCGTCAATTattcttcatctgaagtgtgttcctaagaaggtgggtgtgtttgtggactatgAGGGGGGTGTAAtctccttttatgatgtagGTGCTGCAGCTCTGATCTACTCCTTCACTAACTGCAGTTTCACTTACAAACTTCGCCCATTCTTTAGTCCCTGTTTAAAAAACGATAACAATGCAGCACCTCTGATCATCTGTCCTGTCAGTCAAAGTGATGAAGTGTTATGA